The following nucleotide sequence is from Desulfobulbaceae bacterium.
TGTAACTAGAAGCCACTGGCCTTGAGACATCTCAGGTTTCATAGTCAATACGGCAAACATTACGGGGATGTTATCGACAATGGCGGATAAGATGCCGACCATGATATTGGCATACGTCGCACCCCAGCCGGTGTACATGGTGTGTGAGGCCATGCCAAGGTAGCCGATAAAGCCAAGTCCGCCGACACAGAGGATAACACCGTAAAAGAACATCAGGGTGTCCCATTCTGCTCGGGCGATAGATCTGAAGACATCAAAAGCCACCGTGTCACCAAGTTCTTCGTCGGCATCACCCTTTCGTCTTTTTCGTTGTTCCCCTTCTTTCTTGTGGGTCTTTTTGAGATAAAAGCCAAACAATTTGAGATAGGAGAGGCCGGTCATCATGCCAAGCATGGGTGGGAGATGTAAAAAGTTGTGGAAACAGACAGCGGTGACGATGGTGGCAAGAAAAAGGGCAATGACAACAAGGCCACCCCGCTTGATGGTGACGACTTGATCGTTAGGAGTCGGGTGAATGTTAGGGACCGCAAAGCTCATGATCAGAGCGGGAATGAGCCAGTTGACGGCGGCAGGAATGAAGAGGGTGAAAAAAGTCCAGAAGGAAACGATGCCTTTTTGCCAGACCATGAGGGTGGTGATGTCTCCAAAAGGACTGAAGGCCCCGCCGGCATTGGCGGCAATGACTATGTTGATACTGGCTAAACCCACAAATTTTGGGTTGTCCCGGGCAATGGCCATGACCACGGCGCACATCAGCAGAGCGGTGGTGAGATTGTCGGCCACGGGCGAGATGAAAAAGGCGAGCAGGCCGGTGATCCAGAAGAGTTTCCTGAACGAATAGCCGGCGCTGACCAGTCTGGCGCGTAAAGTCTCAAAGACCAGCCGCTCTTCCATGGCGTTGATGTACGTCATGGCGACTAAGAGAAAGAGAAAGAGTTCGGCATACTCAAGGATGTTGTGACGCACCGCAATCTCAGCTGCGTGGTTGAAACCGTGGGTGGAATAGATGTAGGCGATCATCCCCCAGATCAGACCGGCGGCCAGGAGGACCGGTTTTGATTTACGCATATGGGTAAATTCTTCAGCCATGACTAGCAGATAAGCAACAACGAAGATGACTAGCGAGGCGATTCCTACGCCATGGGCGGTCAGGTTCAAGGTCTCAGTGGCGGCGGTTGAGGCCAGTAGCGGGCCTGCGCCGACTGTGAGAAGCATGGATAAAGCTAATAAAAGAACTCTGCGCATAAAAGAATCTCCCTCCCAGGTGTTGAGTGTTAAAAAATGATTTTTCTTATTCTTATTTTGTAGGAAATTGCTGACAGGATTACAAGTATTAAATTCATCAGTCCATGAAAAGTGAGGTGTGAAATGGCAGGAATTGACTCTGTACAGGTAAAGAGTTTGGACCTCGTCGTTGTCGGAGAGATCTTTTTTGTTAGAGTGTATGTTCAGGCCATTTCGGTTTATTCGGTTATATCGAAAGCTGTAGCTCGTGATTTCATCTTGCCATGCCAGGTAAGGTGCGCCGTACGCGTTGTCTCTGAAGTAAATTCAAGGGTGATTTCCAGGCGGTCACGCGGCATTATTTCATTCAGTCGGTCCGGCCACTCCACGACCGACAGGCCCTCTCCGTAGAGATAATCTTCAAAGCCAAGATCAATGATTTCCTGGCAACTCAGGCGGTACAGGTCCATATGGTAGAGGGGGATTCGCCCCGGATATTCATGGAGTAGGCTGAAGGTGGGGCTGGTAATATAGCAGTCGTCAGGCACTGCGAGTCCTTTGCCAATCGATTGAGTCAGGGTGGTTTTTCCGGCCCCCAAGTCGCCTGCGAGGGTGATGATGGCGCCGGGTTCGGCGCTTTCACCCAGGCTGTGGCCCAAGCGGGCCGTGGCTTCCAGGGTAGGCAGATGGATTGTCTGGGTTACAGTAGCGCTTGGCATATGTTACCCTGGTGGGATTGCCGAGATATGTTGTAACCTGAATACACGCATATATGGAAGGAGTTGGTTTCTTTAATCTGTTATGGAAGTATGAACGGCAAAGCATGCCGATTACTTTTTTTGTTGCTTATGACAGAAAAGGCATCGGTACTTGGGGGGATGTTTTTCTGGCAGGGGGGCGACACCTTGAGGGTTATGGCACTCTTCGCAGAATTTTTCAGCCGCCTTTTTTTCCATGCGTTGAAATTTCAGGTGGATGTCATCCACTGGAAGTTTGTGTGTTTTTTCGGCAGGGGCGTTCCAGAGAAAAAGAAGGATTCCCGCCCCTCCGAGAAGAAACAGCGAATTGTATAACCATGTTTTGTTTTTGTCATATTTCATTGGAGTTACCTTGTGCTGCAATCCCTAGGTTATTGCCTTCTTCTTGGTGTTGGGGGAAGGCGCGTGGGGGCTAATACATTTCTAGAACATCAAACCCTATCAGTTTCATCCGAAGCGCTAAGACTAGCATCTCCAGGCTAATTTGGCAAACCACTTTATTGCCGGTATAGAACTTTTGCAGGCGGTTGTGGGTCTGTTGCCGCGCAAGCAGTTGGTTGAGTCTGGCCGGCTGGCGCTTCGGGTTTACGATGGCCTGTGCCACCGTTTCCCCGGAGAGGATGGCAGGATAAATGCCCTCACCGGTGAAGCCGGATGCCAGTCCTGCGGCATCGCCAACCAAAAAGATGGGATTGAAGTTCCAACCCCGGTAATCAAAGTTGATAGTTGCAGCTTGTGCCTGGAGGCCATTAAGGTTGATATCATGGTCCTTGGCCCAGGCCAGCAACCGGTTGTTGAGAGTGGCGGCGGAGAGGTCGTTGCGGTCAGCGTAGGCCCCGATCGAGGTGGTATCGCGGTGGGGAAAAATCCAGGCGTAGCCGCTGGCAAAGCGCATTTTATCAAGGTGCCACTCCATGTCCGGCCATTGGCCGGGGATTTGATAGTTGATGCCAGCTCCTATCTGGCTAGTCCCTATGCGTAAATGCCGGCGTACCATTGATGCGCTGCCGTCTGCCCCGACCAGGGCACGACGGAAGGTAACCCGTCCCGAGGTGGTATTAATAAAGTAGTTATTGATCGAGAGCGCAGTGGTATTCTTGCGGATCGTGACTCCTGCCAGGCGCGCCTCTGCTGCCTGCCAGGCACCAAGACGTTCGCGGTTGACGGTGGTTATTATTGGTTCGGCAAAGCGGAGCCGTGCCTGCTGCCAAGGGGTTATGACCAGCTGATCCGAAAAATTTGCTTCATGGAGTTCGGTGGGAATGTTCAGTTCGCGCAAGGCGTGGTAGGGGATTCCGCCGGCACAGATTTTTGTGCCGATGGTCTCTTTTCGTTCAAGAACGAGTACGGTTAGGCCGTGACTGGCGAGAACGGTTGCACAGCGGAGGCCTCCGGGGCCGGCGCCGATGATGATCACATCAAATGTTTCCATGGGTGATGATATAGAGTTAGATTGAGTTACTGTCAAGACTCTGCCACGGTAAGACCCTGGTTTGCAATGTCCGTTATTGTCACGCAGGGCATAATCGAGGTGGGGTTTATGTACCTCTAATTCAGTTGTGTCGAGTTTCTCCCTGTAATTTTCACGCTGAACATGGTAAGATCCGAGTCCCTTTTATGGGCGATTGGTAATGATGAAATGGTTTCCGCAGGAGCGGGACGTAAGGATTTAAGGAGGTTGGTGTGGGTGATCCGAGTGAGCGAAGAATAAGGGGTAAGGTTAAGAGTGCCGGGCGTGTCAAGATTGGGTGGGTTGTCCCGTTGGCCGTTGCGATTTTTGTTTTGTTTTTGATGGTATTTGTCGGAATTCGCCTTTTTGAGTGGGAACGACCGACTGTCAAACTTGAAACCGAGGTGAAGCATCTTGGTCAGAAATCGAAGGTTGTCGTAACGGTCAGCGATCAGCGGAGTGGTCTGCGTGAGGTAAGAGTTGTTATCCGGCAGGGAAAGAAGGAGGCGCTTGTGGTTGAGCGTCAACTCGGACGTGCTAGTGTGTTAAGCCGAGGAGTGCCCTCCTTGCAGGAGACCATTGAAGTTGATACCGAGGCCTTGGGGGTGAGCGATGGCCCGGCCGAACTAGTGGTCACAGTCCACGATCTCTCTTGGTGGCAGTGGGCTCGGGGCAACTTGACTCAGGAGGTTTTTTCGACTGAGTTCGATACCAAGCCCCCCAGGATTCGGGTGGTCGGTATTCCTAACGGGATCAAGCCCGGTGGTTCTGGTGTCATTGTCTATGGGGCAAATGAAGAGATTTTCGATCATGGTGTTGTTATTGACGGGATCACTCACCCGGGTTTTTCGGTCCCGACGCGTAAGGATGGGGTGTCTGCCGCATTTGTTGCACTTCCTTATGACGCTGAGTCTATTAAAGAGGCAAAGGTTTATGCCAAGGACGGCGCCGGCAACCAGACCATGCAAACTCTGTCGCTCCGTTTTCGTTCGGTTCGTAAGAGTGTGGGGAATATCGCGGTGACTGATGGTTTTCTTAATGCCAAGCTCCCTGAGTTTGCCGAGCACTATCCAGAGATGAAAGGAACCCCCATTGAACAATATCTTTTTATTAATAATGAAGTCAGGAAACGCAACACCGAGACGATCGTAGAGGTGTGTCGTCATACTGATGCCATTCGTCATTGGGAGGGACGCTTTTTACGTATGGAGAGCGCCCCCATGGCAGGTTTTGCCAATTACCGGACCTATACCTATCAGGACAAACAGGTAGATTCACAAGTTCATCTTGGAGTTGACTTGGCCGACCGTCAACAGTCTGATATTTTGGCGGCGAATAATGGCAAGGTGGTTTATGCCGATTATCTGGGAATTTACGGGAATATGATCATCATTGACCATGGCCAGGGGCTTTTTAGCCTGTACGGACACTTAAGTGATATTCGGAGCAAAGTCGGAGATATGGTCAAGACCGGTGATCTGATTGGTCTCTCAGGGACCTCGGGTATGGCTGGTGGCGATCATCTCCATTTTTCCATGTTGGTTAACGGGGTTTTTGTCACTCCCGTCGAGTGGTGGGACGATCATTGGATTAAAGACAATATTCTCTTGTTCTTGGAAGATACAAAGTCTGTCCAGTAACTGTGCCTGGTGATCATTACCAATGTCCCGGATTAGAATTCTGACAGAAAACCTGGCCAACCAGATTGCCGCGGGCGAGGTTGTGGAACGTCCGGCCTCGGTGGTCAAGGAGTTGGTGGAGAATGCGATTGATGCCGGGGCGACCCAGATTTCGATCCAGGTTGAAGGGGCAGGCACCAGGATGGTGCGGATTATTGATAATGGCAGCGGTATGGATTCTGACGATGCCTTGTTGTGCCTGGAGCGGCATGCGACCAGTAAATTGCGGTCTTCCGATGACTTGGTCCGGCTTCAGACCTTAGGTTTTCGGGGTGAGGCTATCCCCAGTATCGCTTCAGTTGCCAGAGTCTCGATCACCACCAGAACGGCAGATGCGGTTTTGGGTTGTCGGGTCGATGTCCGTTTTGGGTCCGTTTATGCGGTACATGAGATGGGCTGTGCTCAAGGGACAGTGATTGAGGTTGCCGATCTCTTCGCCAATGTCCCTGCACGCCGAAAATTTTTAAAGTCTGCCAACACCGAACTTGCTCATATCGACGAGGTGATCCGTTCCTATGCCCTGGTTCGTTATCAGACTGGATTTAAGTATCAGGTGAATGGCCGAGATGTGATCGATTTGCCTGCGGGGGATGAGTTGCCGGAACGACGCGTCAGGCAGGTGCTGGGGGAGTGCCCCGGACTTATTGCTCTTGTTGGCAGCGAAGTGAATGCTCGAACTGATATTCAGGTCGCAGGGCATTTGGTGCCGCCAGGGTTGGCTGGTGGGCGGGCCGGTAGGCTGTGGACCTTTGTCAATGGTCGTTATATTAAAGATCGGATGATCACCCACGCCGTAGCTGAGGGGATGCAAGGGTTTTTGATGAAGGGTGGTCGCCCGGCCGGAGTGATTCATGTCACGTTGCCACCGGAGGCGGTAGATGTCAATGTCCACCCGACTAAGCAGGAAGTCCGTTTCAGCGAAGGGAATCTGGTCCACAACAAGATTGTGGCGGCGGTGTGGCAGAGCATGGAAGCCTACCAGGAACGGTTAAAAGGAGAGATCTTTGGCCAGCCGAGGAAGGATGTGCAGGCTGGGCTCTTGTTTCAGGCACCGAAGACTCTTGGCGCTGACAGAGGAGGTGTCCCCCCGGATGGAGACTTTCGACGCGAGGAGCTGCCGTTAACGAGGAGTGATCAACTCCAAGCTCCTGTGGCGATGGGGGTGGTTGAGTCCGCCTGGGTACCAGAGGAGGGAGGAGCGCTTTTTGAGGCCTGTGAGCCTCAGCCCTTGCCGTTTGGGGTGAGCAGTTCGGTTAAATTCGAGACGGAGTTGCAGGGGGAGCAGCCGTCTGCTCCTCTCTGCGAGCCGCCAATGCCGGGACAAGATGAGGAGAGGGGCGTTCTTGGCCACACTGTCGATGCCGATGAGGTCAGGCCTCCGGTGCGGTATCTTGGTCAGCTTCTCGGCACCTATCTTCTGTGTGAGGTCGAGGATGGTCTGATTGCCATTGACCAGCATGCAGTTCAGGAGCGGCTGATCTTTGAGGAGATGAAACGGCATTATGCCGCCTCGACGATGCCTAGTCAGATTCTGATGTTCCCAGCCATGATTGAGCTGGTTCCGGCAGAGATTCAGGCTCTTGATGAATATGGGGCTGAATTTTTGCGACTGGGACTGGATGTTCAGTCCTTCGGCGGTGATACTGTAGTGGTCAAGGCGGTGCCGGCGGCCCTGGGCCATCTGTCTCCTGTTGAAATTTTTCGCGGGATTCTAGGCCGTTATGTTGAGGTGTCGGTTTCAGGCCACGGATCGGGACGGCTGGAAGAAATTCTTGCCGGGATGGCGTGCAAGGCAGCGATCAAGGCTGGGCACCGACTGGTTGATCGAGAAGTACAGCATCTACTTGACCAGATGCATCTCGCCGGGATATTCTCTCACTGTCCTCATGGTCGACCGGTGGTGAAACGGTTTTCAAAATATGATATCGAGAAGTGGTTTCAGCGGAGCTGAGGTGATGCCATGAAGCAGACAGCGTTTATTACCGGAGCGACATCAGGTTTCGGTGATGCCAGCGCCAGGCTTTTTGCCAGCCATGGTTGGCGGCTTGTTCTCACGGGAAGACGAGGTGAGCGTCTTCGTGTTTTGCAGGCAGAGCTGCCGGTTGATTGCCATATCATTGAGCAGGATATCCGAGACCGGGAAGCGGTGAGGCGAGATATCGCCGCTTTGCCACCGGAGTTCCAGGCGGTTGATGTCCTGGTGAATAACGCCGGTTTGGCTTTGGGGCTTGGGCCAGCTCACGAGGCTGATCTTGATCAGTGGGAGGCGATGATCGACACTAATATTAAGGGACTTGTCTACTGCACGAGGTTTCTTCTTCCCGGCATGGTGGCGAGAAACAAGGGACATATAATAAATATGGGTTCGGTTGCCGGTAACTGGCCCTATGCCGGGGGCAACGTCTATGGCGCCACCAAGGCCTTTGTC
It contains:
- a CDS encoding sodium:proton antiporter; protein product: MRRVLLLALSMLLTVGAGPLLASTAATETLNLTAHGVGIASLVIFVVAYLLVMAEEFTHMRKSKPVLLAAGLIWGMIAYIYSTHGFNHAAEIAVRHNILEYAELFLFLLVAMTYINAMEERLVFETLRARLVSAGYSFRKLFWITGLLAFFISPVADNLTTALLMCAVVMAIARDNPKFVGLASINIVIAANAGGAFSPFGDITTLMVWQKGIVSFWTFFTLFIPAAVNWLIPALIMSFAVPNIHPTPNDQVVTIKRGGLVVIALFLATIVTAVCFHNFLHLPPMLGMMTGLSYLKLFGFYLKKTHKKEGEQRKRRKGDADEELGDTVAFDVFRSIARAEWDTLMFFYGVILCVGGLGFIGYLGMASHTMYTGWGATYANIMVGILSAIVDNIPVMFAVLTMKPEMSQGQWLLVTLTAGVGGSMLSIGSAAGVALMGQARGMYTFFGHLKWTPVIALGYAASIYVHFLVNASRF
- the tsaE gene encoding tRNA (adenosine(37)-N6)-threonylcarbamoyltransferase complex ATPase subunit type 1 TsaE, translating into MPSATVTQTIHLPTLEATARLGHSLGESAEPGAIITLAGDLGAGKTTLTQSIGKGLAVPDDCYITSPTFSLLHEYPGRIPLYHMDLYRLSCQEIIDLGFEDYLYGEGLSVVEWPDRLNEIMPRDRLEITLEFTSETTRTAHLTWHGKMKSRATAFDITE
- a CDS encoding NAD(P)/FAD-dependent oxidoreductase, giving the protein METFDVIIIGAGPGGLRCATVLASHGLTVLVLERKETIGTKICAGGIPYHALRELNIPTELHEANFSDQLVITPWQQARLRFAEPIITTVNRERLGAWQAAEARLAGVTIRKNTTALSINNYFINTTSGRVTFRRALVGADGSASMVRRHLRIGTSQIGAGINYQIPGQWPDMEWHLDKMRFASGYAWIFPHRDTTSIGAYADRNDLSAATLNNRLLAWAKDHDINLNGLQAQAATINFDYRGWNFNPIFLVGDAAGLASGFTGEGIYPAILSGETVAQAIVNPKRQPARLNQLLARQQTHNRLQKFYTGNKVVCQISLEMLVLALRMKLIGFDVLEMY
- a CDS encoding M23 family metallopeptidase encodes the protein MGDPSERRIRGKVKSAGRVKIGWVVPLAVAIFVLFLMVFVGIRLFEWERPTVKLETEVKHLGQKSKVVVTVSDQRSGLREVRVVIRQGKKEALVVERQLGRASVLSRGVPSLQETIEVDTEALGVSDGPAELVVTVHDLSWWQWARGNLTQEVFSTEFDTKPPRIRVVGIPNGIKPGGSGVIVYGANEEIFDHGVVIDGITHPGFSVPTRKDGVSAAFVALPYDAESIKEAKVYAKDGAGNQTMQTLSLRFRSVRKSVGNIAVTDGFLNAKLPEFAEHYPEMKGTPIEQYLFINNEVRKRNTETIVEVCRHTDAIRHWEGRFLRMESAPMAGFANYRTYTYQDKQVDSQVHLGVDLADRQQSDILAANNGKVVYADYLGIYGNMIIIDHGQGLFSLYGHLSDIRSKVGDMVKTGDLIGLSGTSGMAGGDHLHFSMLVNGVFVTPVEWWDDHWIKDNILLFLEDTKSVQ
- the mutL gene encoding DNA mismatch repair endonuclease MutL codes for the protein MSRIRILTENLANQIAAGEVVERPASVVKELVENAIDAGATQISIQVEGAGTRMVRIIDNGSGMDSDDALLCLERHATSKLRSSDDLVRLQTLGFRGEAIPSIASVARVSITTRTADAVLGCRVDVRFGSVYAVHEMGCAQGTVIEVADLFANVPARRKFLKSANTELAHIDEVIRSYALVRYQTGFKYQVNGRDVIDLPAGDELPERRVRQVLGECPGLIALVGSEVNARTDIQVAGHLVPPGLAGGRAGRLWTFVNGRYIKDRMITHAVAEGMQGFLMKGGRPAGVIHVTLPPEAVDVNVHPTKQEVRFSEGNLVHNKIVAAVWQSMEAYQERLKGEIFGQPRKDVQAGLLFQAPKTLGADRGGVPPDGDFRREELPLTRSDQLQAPVAMGVVESAWVPEEGGALFEACEPQPLPFGVSSSVKFETELQGEQPSAPLCEPPMPGQDEERGVLGHTVDADEVRPPVRYLGQLLGTYLLCEVEDGLIAIDQHAVQERLIFEEMKRHYAASTMPSQILMFPAMIELVPAEIQALDEYGAEFLRLGLDVQSFGGDTVVVKAVPAALGHLSPVEIFRGILGRYVEVSVSGHGSGRLEEILAGMACKAAIKAGHRLVDREVQHLLDQMHLAGIFSHCPHGRPVVKRFSKYDIEKWFQRS
- a CDS encoding SDR family oxidoreductase — protein: MKQTAFITGATSGFGDASARLFASHGWRLVLTGRRGERLRVLQAELPVDCHIIEQDIRDREAVRRDIAALPPEFQAVDVLVNNAGLALGLGPAHEADLDQWEAMIDTNIKGLVYCTRFLLPGMVARNKGHIINMGSVAGNWPYAGGNVYGATKAFVKQFSHNLRTDLLGTRIRVSNIEPGLAETEFSVIRFGGDAEKAAAAYQGTEPLTGKDIAGIVYWLATQPPHVNINRVEVMPVCQSCGPFSIYRETM